In Ostrea edulis chromosome 4, xbOstEdul1.1, whole genome shotgun sequence, a single window of DNA contains:
- the LOC125670154 gene encoding lysosomal alpha-mannosidase-like isoform X1: protein MTTEVYLVIVVLITGSLSAKCGYESCNPVKDGMINVHLVPHTHDDVGWLKTVDQYYYGDKNNIQNAGVQYILDSVIQQLMADKNKRFIYVEVAFFARWWRQQHDSMRHVVKGLVNEGRLEFILGGWSMDDEATTHYNAIIDEHSLGLEFLRQNFGDCSRPRVAWQIDPFGHSREQASLFAHMGYDGLFFGRVDFEDKFHRELTKSMEMVWQGSPSNLGPSSDLFSGVLYHGYNPPPGFCWDTLCSDDPIMDDKNMEDYNADLVTQKFLNYTKYQALAYATEHIMMTMGSDFNYQNAHMWFKNMDKLINLVNAQQKNGSKVNLLYSTPSCYLYQVNLANKTWPTKKDDFFPYAHLPHSYWTGFYTSRPNLKRYVRQTNNFLQVCKQLDALAMLEDSDNSSLNIQVLKEAMGVAQHHDAVSGTEKQAVANDYAKRLARGTLECQKVVNDAYKKLFPKQKEVPPDQMFCSLLNISMCQATENNKQFTMTVYNPIGRSVGHWIRLPVIGKSYVITDPNGKSVPSQVLPISNETKKIPERKGSLAENELVFWVMVPPLGFNTFFIKQSSGPSKTQKSVVRQLDNADIVIKNQHLSLMFDGNSGQLKSMKNLNSGASIPLQQTFQFYIGHPGNTTVFEYQASGAYVFRPLTSAPADFQPLLKKRTFHVQGQLVQEIRQWFSPWVSQVVRLYDQANYAELEWTVGPIPVSDGLGKEVITKYSTGLQTNGVFYTDANGREILKRTRNHRDTWKFKTSEPIAANYYPINSRVYIKDSNSQFTVMTDRSQGGTSLQDGNLEVMLHRRLLYDDNLGVGEALNETGADGKGLIARGKHFLFLDTVQNSGALHRDMGLRLYMAPSLSFTNSQMKQQEWSQKFYTAWSGLKTSLPDNVHMLTLEQWGGPTIKPSPTQPFLVRFEHIYEKGENSELSKPVKLMLKDIFVPFRIKTMVELTLGANLPLSDLKRLQWKTTDYTTDAQLIRHKVGVADNFTVILNPMEIRTFQVTLA from the exons ATGACAACTGAAGTGTACCTTGTTATTGTGGTATTGATAACGGGAAGCCTCTCTGCCAAATGTGGATATGAG AGCTGCAATCCTGTTAAAGATGGAATGATAAATGTCCACCTGGTGCCCCACACCCATGATGATGTAGGCTGGCTTAAAACAGTGGACCAGTACTACTATGGAG ACAAAAACAACATACAGAATGCGGGAGTTCAGTATATACTGGACTCTGTCATTCAACAACTCATGGCCGACAAGAACAAGAGATTTATTTACGTGGAGGTTGCTTTCTTTGCACGATGGTGGAGACAGCAACATGACAGTATGAGACACGTGGTCAAGGGACTGGTAAACGAAG GAAGACTCGAGTTCATACTGGGTGGGTGGTCTATGGATGATGAGGCTACAACACATTACAATGCAATCATTGATGAACATTCTTTGGGATTGGAATTTCTTCGACAGAACTTTGGAGACTGCAGCAGGCCTCGAGTGGCATGGCAGATCGATCCTTTCGGCCATTCCAGAGAACAAGCTTCTCTGTTTGCTCAC ATGGGCTATGATGGTTTATTTTTTGGAAGAGTGGACTTTGAAGACAAATTTCACAGAGAACTGACAAAATCCATGGAAATGGTTTGGCAGGGCAGTCCCAGCAATTTAG GCCCCAGCAGTGACCTATTTTCTGGGGTGCTCTACCATGGTTACAATCCACCCCCTGGATTTTGCTGGGATACTCTATGCAGTGATGACCCTATCATG GATGACAAGAACATGGAGGATTATAATGCAGATTTAGTAACACAAAAGTTCCTCAATTATACAAAATACCAG GCTCTAGCGTATGCCACTGAACATATCATGATGACGATGGGAAGTGATTTCAATTACCAGAATGCGCACATGTGGTTTAAGAACATGGATAAATTGATTAATCTAGTTAATGCACAG CAAAAAAATGGGAGTAAAGTGAACCTTCTGTACTCCACCCCCAGCTGTTACCTGTACCAGGTGAACCTGGCCAATAAAACCTGGCCCACCAAAAAGGATGATTTCTTCCCATATGCACATCTCCCTCACTCTTACTGGACAGGGTTCTACACAAGTAGGCCCAACCTCAAGAGATATGTCAGGCAGACTAACAACTTCCTACAG GTCTGTAAACAGTTAGATGCCTTAGCCATGCTTGAAGATTCTGACAATAGTTCACTCAACATTCAAGTCCTAA AAGAAGCAATGGGTGTAGCACAGCATCATGATGCAGTATC AGGAACTGAGAAGCAAGCAGTGGCTAATGACTATGCAAAGAGACTAGCAAGAGGAACTCTTGAATGTCAG AAAGTGGTGAATGATGCTTACAAGAAATTGTTCCCAAAACAGAAAGAAGTACCACCAGACCAGATGTTCTGTAGTTTGTtaaatatcagtatgtgtcaagCAACAGAAAACAACAAACAG TTCACTATGACAGTGTACAACCCCATAGGTAGATCAGTGGGCCACTGGATACGACTTCCTGTCATTGGTAAATCCTATGTCATCACAGATCCCAATGGCAAGAGTGTGCCATCTCAg GTTTTACCCATCAGCAATGAGACTAAAAAAATTCCAGAGAGAAAGGGCTCACTGGCAGAAAATGAACTCGTCTTTTGGGTCATGGTACCTCCCCTTGGCTTCAACACCTTCTTTATCAAACAGAGTTCAG ggccAAGTAAAACACAGAAATCTGTAGTCCGCCAATTGGATAATGCAGATATTGTGATCAAGAATCAA CATTTATCCCTGATGTTTGATGGGAACTCTGGTCAGTTGAAATCAATGAAGAACTTAAATTCTGGAGCTTCCATTCCATTGCAACAGACATTCCAGTTCTATATAGGGCACCCTGGCAACACGACTGTATTTGAGTACCAAGCCTCTGGGGCCTATGTGTTTAGGCCTCTCACCTCTGCACCTGCTGACTTTCAGCCTCTTCTGAAGAAGAGAACTTTTCATGTTCAG GGTCAGTTAGTACAGGAGATCAGGCAGTGGTTCTCTCCGTGGGTGTCTCAGGTGGTCAGGTTGTATGACCAGGCAAATTATGCAGAGCTGGAATGGACAGTGGGACCAATCCCTGTGAG TGATGGCTTGGGAAAAGAAGTCATAACTAAGTATAGCACAGGACTTCAAACTAATGGGGTCTTCTACACTGATGCCAATGGCAGAGAAATTCTCAAACGAAC ACGAAATCACAGAGACACGTGGAAGTTTAAAACCTCAGAACCTATTGCTGCAAATTACTATCCCATCAACAGCAGGGTTTACATCAAG GATAGCAACAGTCAGTTCACTGTCATGACAGACAGAAGTCAAGGGGGAACCAGTTTACAGGATGGAAACCTAGAAGTCATG TTACATCGCCGTCTGTTGTATGATGACAATTTAGGTGTAGGAGAAGCTCTGAATGAGACCGGGGCAGATGGGAAAGGTCTTATTGCCAGAG gaaagcatttcttgtttttgGACACAGTACAGAATTCTGGAGCCCTACACAGGGACATGGGTCTGCGACTTTATATGGCCCCCTCCCTGTCATTCACCAATTCTCAGATGAAGCAGCAGGAATGGAGTCAGAAGTTCTATACTGCT TGGTCAGGATTGAAGACTTCCCTTCCAGACAATGTCCACATGTTGACTCTAGAGCAATGGGGTGGTCCCACAATCAAGCCTAGTCCCACTCAACCTTTCCTTGTCAGATTTGAACACATATATGAGAAGGGAGAGAACTCTGAATTGTCCAAACCAGTCAAACTAATGCTGAAG GACATATTTGTaccatttagaataaaaacCATGGTAGAATTAACGCTAGGGGCTAACCTGCCACTTAGCGACCTCAAGAGACTCCAGTGGAAAACCACAGACTATACAACAG ATGCACAGTTGATAAGACACAAGGTCGGGGTGGCAGATAACTTTACTGTGATACTGAACCCAATGGAGATAAGAACATTCCAAGTCACACTCGCATAA
- the LOC125670154 gene encoding lysosomal alpha-mannosidase-like isoform X2, translated as MDDEATTHYNAIIDEHSLGLEFLRQNFGDCSRPRVAWQIDPFGHSREQASLFAHMGYDGLFFGRVDFEDKFHRELTKSMEMVWQGSPSNLGPSSDLFSGVLYHGYNPPPGFCWDTLCSDDPIMDDKNMEDYNADLVTQKFLNYTKYQALAYATEHIMMTMGSDFNYQNAHMWFKNMDKLINLVNAQQKNGSKVNLLYSTPSCYLYQVNLANKTWPTKKDDFFPYAHLPHSYWTGFYTSRPNLKRYVRQTNNFLQVCKQLDALAMLEDSDNSSLNIQVLKEAMGVAQHHDAVSGTEKQAVANDYAKRLARGTLECQKVVNDAYKKLFPKQKEVPPDQMFCSLLNISMCQATENNKQFTMTVYNPIGRSVGHWIRLPVIGKSYVITDPNGKSVPSQVLPISNETKKIPERKGSLAENELVFWVMVPPLGFNTFFIKQSSGPSKTQKSVVRQLDNADIVIKNQHLSLMFDGNSGQLKSMKNLNSGASIPLQQTFQFYIGHPGNTTVFEYQASGAYVFRPLTSAPADFQPLLKKRTFHVQGQLVQEIRQWFSPWVSQVVRLYDQANYAELEWTVGPIPVSDGLGKEVITKYSTGLQTNGVFYTDANGREILKRTRNHRDTWKFKTSEPIAANYYPINSRVYIKDSNSQFTVMTDRSQGGTSLQDGNLEVMLHRRLLYDDNLGVGEALNETGADGKGLIARGKHFLFLDTVQNSGALHRDMGLRLYMAPSLSFTNSQMKQQEWSQKFYTAWSGLKTSLPDNVHMLTLEQWGGPTIKPSPTQPFLVRFEHIYEKGENSELSKPVKLMLKDIFVPFRIKTMVELTLGANLPLSDLKRLQWKTTDYTTDAQLIRHKVGVADNFTVILNPMEIRTFQVTLA; from the exons ATGGATGATGAGGCTACAACACATTACAATGCAATCATTGATGAACATTCTTTGGGATTGGAATTTCTTCGACAGAACTTTGGAGACTGCAGCAGGCCTCGAGTGGCATGGCAGATCGATCCTTTCGGCCATTCCAGAGAACAAGCTTCTCTGTTTGCTCAC ATGGGCTATGATGGTTTATTTTTTGGAAGAGTGGACTTTGAAGACAAATTTCACAGAGAACTGACAAAATCCATGGAAATGGTTTGGCAGGGCAGTCCCAGCAATTTAG GCCCCAGCAGTGACCTATTTTCTGGGGTGCTCTACCATGGTTACAATCCACCCCCTGGATTTTGCTGGGATACTCTATGCAGTGATGACCCTATCATG GATGACAAGAACATGGAGGATTATAATGCAGATTTAGTAACACAAAAGTTCCTCAATTATACAAAATACCAG GCTCTAGCGTATGCCACTGAACATATCATGATGACGATGGGAAGTGATTTCAATTACCAGAATGCGCACATGTGGTTTAAGAACATGGATAAATTGATTAATCTAGTTAATGCACAG CAAAAAAATGGGAGTAAAGTGAACCTTCTGTACTCCACCCCCAGCTGTTACCTGTACCAGGTGAACCTGGCCAATAAAACCTGGCCCACCAAAAAGGATGATTTCTTCCCATATGCACATCTCCCTCACTCTTACTGGACAGGGTTCTACACAAGTAGGCCCAACCTCAAGAGATATGTCAGGCAGACTAACAACTTCCTACAG GTCTGTAAACAGTTAGATGCCTTAGCCATGCTTGAAGATTCTGACAATAGTTCACTCAACATTCAAGTCCTAA AAGAAGCAATGGGTGTAGCACAGCATCATGATGCAGTATC AGGAACTGAGAAGCAAGCAGTGGCTAATGACTATGCAAAGAGACTAGCAAGAGGAACTCTTGAATGTCAG AAAGTGGTGAATGATGCTTACAAGAAATTGTTCCCAAAACAGAAAGAAGTACCACCAGACCAGATGTTCTGTAGTTTGTtaaatatcagtatgtgtcaagCAACAGAAAACAACAAACAG TTCACTATGACAGTGTACAACCCCATAGGTAGATCAGTGGGCCACTGGATACGACTTCCTGTCATTGGTAAATCCTATGTCATCACAGATCCCAATGGCAAGAGTGTGCCATCTCAg GTTTTACCCATCAGCAATGAGACTAAAAAAATTCCAGAGAGAAAGGGCTCACTGGCAGAAAATGAACTCGTCTTTTGGGTCATGGTACCTCCCCTTGGCTTCAACACCTTCTTTATCAAACAGAGTTCAG ggccAAGTAAAACACAGAAATCTGTAGTCCGCCAATTGGATAATGCAGATATTGTGATCAAGAATCAA CATTTATCCCTGATGTTTGATGGGAACTCTGGTCAGTTGAAATCAATGAAGAACTTAAATTCTGGAGCTTCCATTCCATTGCAACAGACATTCCAGTTCTATATAGGGCACCCTGGCAACACGACTGTATTTGAGTACCAAGCCTCTGGGGCCTATGTGTTTAGGCCTCTCACCTCTGCACCTGCTGACTTTCAGCCTCTTCTGAAGAAGAGAACTTTTCATGTTCAG GGTCAGTTAGTACAGGAGATCAGGCAGTGGTTCTCTCCGTGGGTGTCTCAGGTGGTCAGGTTGTATGACCAGGCAAATTATGCAGAGCTGGAATGGACAGTGGGACCAATCCCTGTGAG TGATGGCTTGGGAAAAGAAGTCATAACTAAGTATAGCACAGGACTTCAAACTAATGGGGTCTTCTACACTGATGCCAATGGCAGAGAAATTCTCAAACGAAC ACGAAATCACAGAGACACGTGGAAGTTTAAAACCTCAGAACCTATTGCTGCAAATTACTATCCCATCAACAGCAGGGTTTACATCAAG GATAGCAACAGTCAGTTCACTGTCATGACAGACAGAAGTCAAGGGGGAACCAGTTTACAGGATGGAAACCTAGAAGTCATG TTACATCGCCGTCTGTTGTATGATGACAATTTAGGTGTAGGAGAAGCTCTGAATGAGACCGGGGCAGATGGGAAAGGTCTTATTGCCAGAG gaaagcatttcttgtttttgGACACAGTACAGAATTCTGGAGCCCTACACAGGGACATGGGTCTGCGACTTTATATGGCCCCCTCCCTGTCATTCACCAATTCTCAGATGAAGCAGCAGGAATGGAGTCAGAAGTTCTATACTGCT TGGTCAGGATTGAAGACTTCCCTTCCAGACAATGTCCACATGTTGACTCTAGAGCAATGGGGTGGTCCCACAATCAAGCCTAGTCCCACTCAACCTTTCCTTGTCAGATTTGAACACATATATGAGAAGGGAGAGAACTCTGAATTGTCCAAACCAGTCAAACTAATGCTGAAG GACATATTTGTaccatttagaataaaaacCATGGTAGAATTAACGCTAGGGGCTAACCTGCCACTTAGCGACCTCAAGAGACTCCAGTGGAAAACCACAGACTATACAACAG ATGCACAGTTGATAAGACACAAGGTCGGGGTGGCAGATAACTTTACTGTGATACTGAACCCAATGGAGATAAGAACATTCCAAGTCACACTCGCATAA